The Pseudarthrobacter sulfonivorans genome includes a window with the following:
- a CDS encoding NAD-glutamate dehydrogenase, with the protein MSSGSSVEDQALAIGDREGFLADYYQHLAEEDARTYSPEALASRAETHRGVAANRQPGQAQVSIVNEADSSVVYVVTDDMPFLVDSVNAELVRQNAAIGLVLHPLFVVTRNRETGQLVKVDRVPSHIGLSSGDTAAMPMLSHLIAQGENASHMESWIAVEINRVSDEAKASLLDGLDRILGDVRAAVEDWPKMRNKAQQIAASLDQVSHPAQIAELRQAQDLLRWLDDGNFTFLGYREYDLVTVDGEDVLELREDSGLGLLRAKPGAPHMQHLTDAGRKKAREKRALVITKANSRSTVHRPAYLDYIGVKSFDAAGNVNGERRFIGLFATSAYAGSVRNIPVVREKVDAVLGNAGFPPDSHSGKDLLGILETYPRDELFQIETEDLASTATGIQRLQERRRTRLFLRPDIYGRFMSAVVYLPRDRYTTNVRLRIEEELRTTFKAESIDYEARMTESALARLFFRIRLPKGSEVSQFNADELEARLVRAARSWSEGIAEVLRERGADEQAKELAAIWSEAFPAGYRVDYEVEDALEDIARFEKYGAEAERTAGARQERPGVHVYLPKGAGEVLEEDARVKLYMLEPKSLSQILPFFHNLGLEVLDERPFEIETADQRDFFLYDLGLKYPAGIDPLATGQLLADSFGAAVSGAVESDSFDRLVLREGMQWRQITVLRAYARYMRQMGNTNSVGFMADTLLANPDVTKALTALFAARFDPALSGTERLAAQEKVRGELSAAIEEVATLDADRVLRTLANLIEATLRTNYFQYKTHLSFKLDPARIEGLPFPRPMFEIWVYSPRVEGVHLRFGKVARGGLRWSDRREDFRTEILGLVKAQTVKNAVIVPTGAKGGFFAKRLPDPAADRAAWMAEGVESYKTFIRGLLDLTDNLVTGAEGETVVPPSDVVRHDDDDSYLVVAADKGTATFSDIANGLAAEYGFWLGDAFASGGSVGYDHKAMGITARGAWESVKRHFSELDVDTQTQPFSVVGVGDMSGDVFGNGMLLSRHIRLLAAFDHRHIFLDPAPETESSFVERRRLFELPRSSWDDYDKSLISEGGGVYARQAKSIPVSRQVRAALGLPEATTELSPPELLRAILLAPADLLYNGGIGTYVKASTESNASVGDKANDSIRVDGKDLRVKVVGEGGNLGMTQRGRIEAALQGVILNTDAIDNSAGVDCSDHEVNIKIFVDRMVAADKLTPEERAGFLASMTDEVGRLVLEDNVDQNILLLNDRMRVAEWSPSYERLMDWLEKSADLKRDLEALPSTETLRERLGQGQGLTSPELSVLAAYAKIELASALRDSDLADDPWFRGTLRAYFPQQLRERFDAELDTHPLRREIIATVVANDMINLGGITFAFRTMEETSATEVAVAKAFVALREIFDLNTMVGELNSLPASFPTEHWSTVHLDIRRLLDRAVRWLLAQGGTSRPIADTVAEFKPLLDPMRARLLDYLRGDDRDRVADWLETARAWELPDGLAFRWAELFESFVLLDIATIVHARKEPVEEIAAVYYTVFNRFHADSLLERISSLPRQDRWQALARAALRDDLYSTVSDMTTAVLESTASGDSAEDRLKDWERQNAEQLGRAKSMFDEVNSLEADDMASLSVALRLLRSIVRR; encoded by the coding sequence ATGTCGTCTGGATCCAGCGTGGAGGATCAAGCCTTGGCCATTGGTGACCGGGAGGGATTCCTCGCGGACTACTACCAACATCTGGCCGAAGAGGATGCCCGGACCTATTCCCCGGAGGCGCTGGCCAGCCGGGCGGAAACCCACCGGGGTGTGGCCGCGAACCGGCAGCCGGGCCAGGCGCAGGTTTCCATCGTTAACGAGGCGGACAGCAGCGTCGTCTATGTTGTCACGGACGATATGCCTTTCCTTGTCGACTCGGTCAACGCCGAGCTTGTGCGCCAGAACGCCGCCATCGGGCTTGTGCTTCATCCGCTGTTCGTGGTGACCCGGAACCGGGAAACTGGGCAGCTGGTTAAAGTTGACCGCGTCCCCTCCCACATCGGTCTGTCCAGCGGTGATACGGCGGCGATGCCCATGCTGTCGCACCTCATCGCGCAGGGCGAAAACGCCTCCCACATGGAGTCGTGGATCGCCGTGGAAATCAACCGCGTCTCCGACGAGGCAAAGGCGTCGTTGCTGGACGGGCTGGACCGCATCCTGGGAGACGTGCGCGCCGCCGTCGAAGACTGGCCCAAGATGCGCAACAAGGCCCAACAGATTGCCGCGAGCCTGGACCAGGTGTCCCACCCGGCCCAGATTGCCGAACTGCGGCAGGCGCAGGATCTTCTGCGCTGGCTCGACGACGGCAACTTCACTTTCCTTGGATACCGTGAGTACGACCTCGTTACCGTCGACGGTGAAGATGTACTGGAACTGCGTGAAGACAGCGGCCTCGGACTGCTCCGGGCGAAGCCGGGTGCGCCGCATATGCAGCATCTCACCGACGCCGGCCGAAAAAAGGCCCGCGAAAAGCGGGCGCTGGTGATCACCAAGGCAAACTCACGGTCCACCGTCCACCGCCCCGCGTACCTTGACTACATTGGCGTTAAGAGTTTCGACGCGGCCGGCAACGTCAACGGCGAGCGCCGCTTCATCGGCCTGTTCGCAACCAGTGCCTACGCCGGATCCGTCCGGAACATCCCCGTTGTGCGCGAAAAAGTGGACGCCGTGCTGGGCAATGCCGGCTTCCCGCCGGACTCACACTCCGGCAAGGACCTTTTGGGGATCCTGGAGACGTACCCCCGCGACGAGCTGTTCCAGATCGAGACCGAGGACCTGGCGTCCACCGCAACCGGCATCCAGAGATTGCAGGAGCGGCGGCGGACCCGGCTGTTCCTCCGGCCGGACATCTACGGCCGTTTTATGTCCGCGGTGGTCTACCTTCCGCGTGACCGGTACACCACCAATGTCCGGCTCCGCATCGAGGAAGAATTACGGACCACGTTCAAGGCTGAGTCCATCGACTACGAAGCGCGGATGACCGAATCGGCCCTCGCCCGCCTGTTTTTCCGGATCCGCCTGCCCAAGGGCAGCGAGGTCAGCCAGTTCAACGCCGATGAGCTTGAAGCGCGGCTGGTCCGGGCAGCGCGTTCGTGGAGTGAGGGCATCGCTGAAGTCCTGCGGGAACGCGGCGCTGATGAGCAGGCGAAGGAGCTTGCCGCGATCTGGTCGGAGGCTTTTCCGGCCGGCTACCGGGTGGATTACGAGGTCGAAGACGCGCTGGAGGACATCGCCCGGTTCGAGAAATACGGGGCTGAAGCCGAGCGCACGGCCGGTGCCAGGCAGGAACGGCCGGGCGTCCATGTGTACTTGCCCAAGGGCGCCGGTGAAGTCCTGGAGGAGGATGCCCGCGTCAAGCTGTACATGCTGGAGCCCAAGAGCCTGAGCCAGATCCTGCCGTTCTTCCACAATCTGGGTCTCGAGGTGCTGGATGAGCGGCCCTTTGAGATCGAGACGGCTGACCAGCGGGACTTCTTCCTCTACGACCTCGGGCTGAAATACCCTGCCGGCATTGATCCGCTGGCCACGGGACAGCTGCTGGCGGACTCGTTCGGTGCCGCCGTATCCGGCGCCGTTGAGTCTGACAGTTTTGACCGGCTGGTGCTGCGTGAGGGGATGCAGTGGCGTCAGATCACGGTCCTGCGGGCCTATGCCCGGTACATGCGGCAGATGGGAAATACCAACTCGGTGGGCTTCATGGCGGACACGCTGCTCGCCAATCCCGATGTCACCAAGGCCCTGACGGCTCTTTTCGCGGCCCGGTTCGATCCCGCCCTGAGCGGGACTGAGCGCCTTGCGGCGCAGGAGAAAGTCCGCGGCGAGCTGTCAGCTGCCATTGAAGAGGTGGCAACGCTCGACGCCGACCGTGTGCTGCGGACTTTGGCGAACCTGATCGAGGCGACCCTCCGCACCAACTACTTCCAGTACAAGACGCACCTGAGCTTCAAGCTCGATCCTGCCCGGATTGAGGGCCTGCCTTTCCCGCGGCCGATGTTCGAAATCTGGGTCTACTCCCCGCGGGTTGAGGGCGTCCACCTTCGCTTCGGCAAGGTGGCCCGCGGCGGCCTGCGCTGGTCTGACCGGCGCGAGGATTTCCGGACGGAGATCCTTGGCCTGGTGAAGGCGCAGACCGTCAAGAACGCGGTCATCGTTCCCACCGGGGCCAAGGGCGGCTTCTTCGCCAAGCGGCTGCCCGATCCTGCCGCGGACCGTGCCGCCTGGATGGCGGAGGGTGTTGAAAGCTACAAGACGTTCATCCGGGGCCTGCTGGACCTCACTGACAACCTCGTCACCGGAGCTGAGGGCGAAACTGTAGTGCCGCCGTCGGACGTTGTCAGGCACGACGACGACGATTCCTACCTTGTGGTGGCGGCGGACAAGGGGACGGCCACGTTCTCGGATATTGCCAACGGGCTGGCCGCAGAATACGGGTTCTGGCTCGGTGACGCGTTCGCCTCCGGAGGTTCGGTGGGTTACGACCACAAGGCCATGGGCATCACGGCACGTGGCGCCTGGGAGTCGGTCAAACGTCACTTCAGCGAGCTCGACGTCGATACCCAGACCCAGCCGTTCAGCGTGGTGGGCGTGGGCGACATGTCAGGCGATGTGTTTGGCAACGGCATGCTCCTGTCCCGGCATATCCGGCTGCTGGCAGCGTTCGACCACCGGCACATCTTCCTTGACCCCGCACCTGAAACGGAATCGTCGTTCGTGGAACGCCGGAGGCTGTTCGAACTGCCGCGGTCCTCGTGGGACGACTACGACAAATCCCTCATCAGCGAAGGCGGCGGCGTGTACGCCCGCCAGGCCAAGTCCATTCCGGTCTCGCGGCAGGTCCGGGCGGCCCTGGGCCTGCCCGAGGCGACCACCGAACTCAGCCCGCCGGAGCTTCTCCGCGCTATCCTGCTCGCCCCCGCAGACCTGCTCTATAACGGCGGGATCGGAACGTACGTCAAGGCCAGCACCGAGTCCAACGCCTCCGTGGGTGACAAGGCCAACGACAGCATTCGCGTGGACGGCAAGGACCTGCGGGTCAAGGTGGTTGGCGAAGGCGGAAACCTGGGCATGACACAGCGCGGCCGCATCGAAGCTGCCCTGCAAGGGGTCATCCTGAACACCGACGCGATCGACAACTCGGCCGGCGTCGACTGCTCTGACCATGAAGTGAACATCAAGATCTTTGTAGACCGGATGGTGGCTGCGGACAAGCTGACCCCGGAGGAACGGGCCGGCTTCCTCGCCTCCATGACGGACGAGGTAGGGCGGCTGGTCCTCGAGGACAACGTGGACCAGAACATCCTGCTCCTGAACGACCGGATGCGGGTGGCCGAGTGGAGTCCCAGCTATGAGCGACTCATGGACTGGCTGGAAAAGTCGGCTGACCTGAAGCGTGACCTTGAAGCGCTGCCCAGCACCGAAACCCTGCGCGAGCGGCTGGGCCAGGGCCAGGGGCTGACGTCGCCGGAGCTGTCCGTGCTGGCGGCCTACGCGAAGATCGAGCTGGCCTCGGCGCTGCGTGACAGCGACCTCGCCGACGATCCGTGGTTCCGCGGGACGCTGCGGGCGTACTTCCCGCAGCAGCTGCGCGAACGGTTCGACGCCGAGCTGGACACCCATCCGCTGCGGCGCGAGATCATTGCCACGGTGGTGGCCAACGACATGATCAACCTGGGCGGCATCACGTTCGCCTTCCGGACCATGGAGGAAACCTCGGCCACGGAAGTGGCTGTGGCCAAGGCATTTGTGGCGCTCCGCGAGATTTTCGACCTCAACACCATGGTGGGGGAGCTGAACAGCCTGCCGGCGTCGTTCCCCACAGAGCACTGGAGCACCGTCCACCTGGACATCCGGCGTCTGCTGGACCGCGCTGTCCGGTGGCTGCTGGCGCAGGGCGGCACGTCCCGGCCCATCGCGGACACCGTGGCCGAGTTCAAGCCGCTCCTGGACCCGATGCGGGCCCGGCTCCTGGACTACCTGCGTGGTGATGACCGTGACCGCGTTGCGGACTGGCTGGAGACCGCGCGTGCGTGGGAACTCCCGGATGGGCTTGCCTTCCGGTGGGCGGAGCTCTTCGAGAGCTTTGTCCTGCTGGACATCGCCACGATCGTGCATGCCCGTAAGGAGCCGGTGGAGGAGATCGCGGCCGTTTACTACACAGTGTTCAACCGCTTCCACGCTGACTCGCTGCTGGAACGGATCAGCAGCCTGCCGCGCCAGGACAGGTGGCAGGCACTGGCCAGGGCCGCACTCCGGGATGACCTCTATTCCACCGTCTCGGACATGACGACGGCGGTACTCGAGTCGACGGCGTCCGGGGACTCCGCGGAGGACAGGCTGAAGGACTGGGAACGCCAGAATGCCGAGCAGCTGGGCAGGGCAAAGAGCATGTTTGACGAGGTCAACTCGCTCGAGGCCGACGACATGGCCTCACTGTCGGTAGCATTGAGGCTCTTGAGGTCAATCGTCCGACGCTAG
- a CDS encoding sensor histidine kinase produces the protein MAIFTDPIREHADFGPGDAEWLHLLVGDWQMVADLAFADLALWFPHPDHGYVALAHVRPSTTHTVFHGDFVGEPIRQDLQPLVDKAWSSRAIERSSETNWSTDMALRVEAVPMVRNGRTLAVVTTHMDLSSSRMPSRLELTYRQCAYDLLRMGTLGLWPDFASPTGSRRGAPRVGDGLIRLDAEGIVQYASPNGVSAFRRLGDGESLEGRSLAEVTAGLLKDRRLVDETLPLVVTGRMPWRSEIESRGVSLSLRAIPLRDEQQRFGALVLCRDVSELRRREMELVTKDATIREIHHRVKNNLQTVAALLRMQSRRMVSDEAKQGLEQAMRRVATIALVHETLSQGLAQSVDFDELIGRQFRLSAEVASPSQQVKTERSGLFGELPSDFATPLALVINELVTNAVEHGLEGRTGTVWLIADRSEEEDGEELLTVTIADDGVGLPDTPHVEGLGLQIVRTLVTSELGGTIAWHPRDGGGTAVQIRLSLAAR, from the coding sequence GTGGCAATCTTTACGGACCCCATCAGGGAACACGCTGATTTCGGGCCGGGCGATGCCGAATGGCTGCACCTCCTGGTGGGCGACTGGCAGATGGTCGCTGACCTGGCGTTCGCCGACTTGGCGTTGTGGTTCCCGCACCCGGATCACGGCTATGTGGCGCTGGCGCACGTCAGGCCGTCCACCACGCACACCGTGTTCCACGGCGACTTTGTGGGCGAGCCCATCCGGCAGGACCTGCAGCCGCTCGTGGACAAGGCCTGGAGCAGCCGTGCCATCGAGCGGTCCAGTGAGACCAACTGGAGCACTGATATGGCGTTGCGGGTGGAGGCTGTGCCGATGGTCCGCAACGGCCGGACCCTGGCTGTGGTGACCACTCACATGGACCTGTCCAGTTCCCGGATGCCGTCCCGCCTGGAGCTGACGTACCGGCAGTGTGCCTACGATCTCCTCCGGATGGGAACGCTGGGGCTGTGGCCTGACTTTGCCTCGCCTACCGGTTCGCGCCGCGGCGCGCCTCGTGTGGGGGACGGCCTGATCAGGCTCGATGCCGAAGGAATTGTGCAGTACGCAAGCCCCAACGGGGTATCGGCCTTCCGGCGGCTGGGCGACGGCGAGTCGCTGGAGGGCCGTTCCCTGGCCGAGGTGACCGCCGGCCTGCTGAAGGACCGGCGGCTGGTGGACGAGACGCTGCCGCTGGTGGTGACCGGGCGGATGCCGTGGCGTAGTGAGATTGAATCCCGTGGTGTGAGCCTCTCGCTGCGGGCCATCCCGCTGCGGGACGAGCAGCAGCGCTTTGGTGCGCTGGTGCTGTGCCGGGACGTGTCGGAACTGCGGCGCCGGGAGATGGAACTCGTCACCAAAGACGCAACCATCCGCGAGATCCACCACCGCGTGAAAAACAACCTGCAGACGGTAGCAGCCCTGCTGCGTATGCAGTCCCGCCGGATGGTCAGCGACGAGGCCAAGCAGGGCCTGGAGCAGGCGATGCGGCGCGTGGCCACCATCGCGCTGGTCCACGAGACTCTTTCACAGGGATTGGCGCAGAGCGTTGACTTCGACGAGCTGATCGGCCGCCAGTTCAGGCTTTCCGCAGAGGTCGCCTCGCCATCGCAGCAGGTCAAGACCGAGCGGTCTGGACTGTTTGGGGAACTGCCCAGCGACTTCGCCACCCCGCTGGCACTGGTCATCAATGAACTGGTGACCAACGCCGTCGAGCACGGGCTCGAAGGACGGACCGGCACCGTGTGGCTCATCGCAGACCGTTCCGAAGAGGAAGACGGCGAGGAACTGCTGACCGTCACCATTGCCGACGACGGTGTGGGACTGCCGGATACGCCGCACGTCGAGGGGCTGGGGCTTCAGATTGTCCGCACGCTGGTCACCAGTGAGCTGGGCGGCACCATCGCGTGGCACCCGCGCGACGGCGGCGGAACGGCTGTCCAGATCCGCCTCAGCCTGGCGGCCAGGTAG
- a CDS encoding WhiB family transcriptional regulator — protein MDWRNRAACLDKDPELFFPVGNTGPALLQIEEAKSVCRRCPVVDTCLQWALESGQDAGVWGGMSEDERRALKRRAARARRAS, from the coding sequence ATGGATTGGCGTAACCGCGCGGCGTGCCTCGACAAGGACCCGGAACTGTTTTTCCCCGTAGGAAACACAGGGCCTGCCCTCCTCCAGATTGAGGAAGCCAAAAGCGTTTGCCGCCGCTGCCCCGTCGTTGACACGTGCCTCCAGTGGGCACTTGAGTCCGGCCAGGACGCCGGCGTCTGGGGCGGCATGAGCGAAGACGAACGCCGCGCCCTTAAGCGCCGCGCCGCACGCGCCCGCCGAGCCTCCTAG